CATATCAATTGGCTGAATACCCAATTTTTTAGCCTCTTTCTGGTGTCTTAAATTTTTCCGGTCGTAAAGCAATGCTCCTTCAATCTGGAAAGAAATTGTCTTCATTCTTCCGTCGAAAGCTTCCGGATTCCTGGTAATTTTTTCGATTGGAATTATTTTAATCCCAGTTTTTTTAAGAATTTTGGCCGTCCCGCCAGTTGATACTATTTCCCAACCTAATTTAGTCAAATTTTTAGCAAAATCGGCTATTCCTATTTTATCCCAGACACTAATCAAAGCTCGTTTTTTCATTTTCTTTTAAATTTTGACGGCTCCTCCAGTAACATAAAACCTAAAGAAAATATTGCAGCTATTATAAAAGCTATATTAATTTTGGGAACAAAAAAGAAGAATATTGCTAAAACTAAAAATAAAAAAAATCTAGAAATATTTATAATTATTTCTCGATAAATTATGAATTCATCGGTTTCTGCTCCTTTCAGGGCTGCTTTTTCATAAAACAGGGTCTGGAAAGGAATTCCGGCTGTGGTTCGGGAAATTCTATAAAGAGTGTGGGACAGGAAGGCGCCGAAAGGGGTTACCACAAAGTATTTTATTATCCAGGCCACAGAGGTTAAAAAGGAGCCAATGTTTAAAAGTCTGGGCCGGTTAATGGTGTCAGTCATTTTTCCCATATATAGAGTAAAAAAGGCTGAAAATCCCAAAGCAAAAGAGGTGATTCCTCCCATAACTGAATATTGGATGGCTAAAATAAACATAAAAATAGGCCACAAATAAGCATTCATCGCCACTTCCATACCGTTAAAAGCGAAGGCTAAAGAAGTTTTTCGATTTCCTTTTTTGAAAATTCTGCTCCAGGCCTTTTTATAAGAATCGGTGTAAATTTCATGAATTTCTTTGGAAAGAAATAAAGGAATGGCAGAGGCAAAAAGGATAATTAACACTACCATAAATAAAACCGGATAGTTAAAGGCAGTTAAAATCCATCCTCCAATAATTGGACTGACAACGACGGGGACCAACATGGCAATGTTCATTTTCCCTACCTCCATTCCTCGATGATCTTTTTCCGAAAAACGAGCAAAATCAGTATGAAAGGCTGGCCAAAAAAGAGTCATT
The genomic region above belongs to Candidatus Nealsonbacteria bacterium and contains:
- a CDS encoding MFS transporter is translated as MPIHYSPIYFLHYFLKREASQFFASVAIRYLALGMVLIFEPIYLYLYFERSLPSTLLFFGVIHGLYGILVVYGGKIMAKIGLKHSMLFSHFFFFGYYLCLFFLYRSFLFIPLAIILKVLGMTLFWPAFHTDFARFSEKDHRGMEVGKMNIAMLVPVVVSPIIGGWILTAFNYPVLFMVVLIILFASAIPLFLSKEIHEIYTDSYKKAWSRIFKKGNRKTSLAFAFNGMEVAMNAYLWPIFMFILAIQYSVMGGITSFALGFSAFFTLYMGKMTDTINRPRLLNIGSFLTSVAWIIKYFVVTPFGAFLSHTLYRISRTTAGIPFQTLFYEKAALKGAETDEFIIYREIIINISRFFLFLVLAIFFFFVPKINIAFIIAAIFSLGFMLLEEPSKFKRK